TTAATATAAACTTCTAAATCTTCCTGCTGCAATTTATAACTCAGTAATAGTGCATCATCTCGATTTGTTGTCATTCCAGCAAATACATAGTAGCTATCATTTAATTCACTTACAGCAGCAAAACCATTGTTTGATAAAGCAGCTATCGCTTCCTCTGCTCCTTCCAAACTACTGAACACACCATTTTGAAGCATGAAATAAGATTGGAATGGTATGTTTAATGAAATTGTTCCATTTAAATTCACTACTGGCTGAGGACTAGTATTATTCTCATTTTCAAGCACTTCGTCTGAATCTGAGGGTGAGATTGAATCAATTTTTGTTTGATCTATTTCACTGACCGACTGTGGATTGTCAGAGAAAAAAGATAATACAAAAAAACCAAATGCAATCCCTACAATGATAGCTCCAGTGAAAGAAGTGATGATTTTAAACCATGGTCTTTTTGTTTTTTTAATATACCCATAGGGGTTTCTATTTTTGTATGGATTTCTCTGGTTTTCATTTGAATATTTTGAATGTGAATCAAATTTTTCTAATAAATCATCTTCACGATCATTATCACGATGTCTTTTATCAAATCCATTATCTTGATACGTATCTGTTTCTCGTATAAGCTGTTCTAATTTAGCAGTTTCAGCATCAAATGGGCTACTCCATGCACCATAATCAGTAGTAAATTGATTTAATGGCTGAGAATCTAAGATAGGATCAGAGCGTTCATCTTCAGTTTTCGTTTCATCTGACTTTTCTATCACCTTAAACTCATTTTTATTTAGGGATATAATATCTTTTTGAGGTTCATTTTTCTTATTTATTTTATTGCCTTCTTTGTCAAAACGGTAGGTTAATCTTGCTTTATCCAATACATATTCCCTCCTTGTCCCAAAGCTTGTATATGAAAAGAATATGATAGAAATAAAAAGATTATGATTAATTCATTTAATAATAAAGTTATTACTTATCTATAATTGAGTTATATAAAATATATTAAAAAAATGAAATCTTCAATATAGTTTCCAATCAGTTTCCAAACAAAATATAAAACAGACATTAAAATTAAAAATGTGGGGACCAGCCTAATAAGTTCAATGATTTCAATCTTATTCACAAATAAGCCCCCCTATATTTAAGCTATAATCTATACAATAGATTATTTTCACCAAAATCAAACCGGTCTGGAGGCTTATTTTGATCTAGACCTTAGTCTAGGTAGAGTTTAATAGATATGATTCAAAAAGAGGTGACACGTGTCTAATAAGGATTGAACACGTGGTTCATCAGGAAATTGATTGTTTAATGCACATACTGAACATTTGTACAAATCATCTATTCCATATTGTTTAAAGAATACTTCCTTTAAAGGGTTTTCTGTCATTATCATTATGACATTGTTCGTTTTACGAATACTAAATGAATCAAGTGGGATGGATAACCCTCTGCCATCCGTTTTAATATAACTTTCTTTTAAAGTCCATAAATCAAAAAAATATTTTAATTTTTCAGGCTCTTCTTTTTTTGATAAATCCACTACTTCCTGTTTTGAAAAAAAACGATTAGCGATTGTGTAGTCAATTGGAGCCATTTTCTCTACGTCAATACCAATAATTGAACCATCAGTTGCACAAACCACCCAATCACCTGAATGTGAAACATTATAGTGAAATTGTGGCTTATTCAATAATATCGGCTTGCCGTAGGTATTCTTTTGAAATACAATTTCATGGTTTTTCACGTTTGTTAAATTCATAATTTCAGTTCGAATTAAAATTTCACCTAATAAAGAACGTTGAGCGTCCATTTTATTTCTATATTTATTCAATCGAACTTGTTTTTCTTTAGGTAGGTTTTTTAATAAATCTATATATAAACCATGTTCAATCTCTGAATCTATTTTCACAGCCATGATTTTCATCCTTTAGTACCTCAAATCGTAAGTTTCGTTTCATTCATTATATCGAAAAAATTGGAAAATAAATACGATATGCTTTAAACTTAGTAGATGAGGTGATTGAAGCATGATGAAATTATTCTGTTTTCCATACGCAGGTGGTAGCTCTGCTATATATAGCAAATGGAAAAAACATTTTAAGCAATCTATTGAAATCGTTCCAATTGAATTAGCTGGTAGAGGAACTAGAATGGGTGAATCCTTTTACGAAAATTTAAATGAAGCTGTCGAGGATGTTTATAAAAAAATTAGTGGACAGTTAAACTCTACACCATACGCACTATTTGGACATAGCATGGGAAGCAAAATTGCCTATGAATTGTATTATAAGTTAATAAATATGAATCACAATGAACCAGAAATGATCTTTTTTTCTGGAAGCTCTGCCCCACATTCAAAAAATACAGATAAGAAACAAGTTCATTTATTACCAAATAATGAATTTAAAAGAAATGTACTAGAACTAGGCGGGACCTCTGAGGAAATTTTTGATAATAGTCAGTTAGCTGAGCTATTTGTTCCAATTATACGAGCAGACTATAAAATTGTAGAAACGTATCAATATAAACAAAAACAAAATAAAATTAATTGTAAAACAGTTGTATTATATGGCTCACACGATAAATACATAGATATTATTAAGGAATGGGACGAACTTACTTATCAGCCATCAGACTACCATTTCATAAATGGAGGACATTTCTTTATCCAAGATCATTTGGAAAAAACGATAAAAGCCGTTGAAAGTCATTTATATATAAATAACCCTCAAAGATAAAGAACATCACTTCTATAACTCAATATATGCTAGTAATCTTAAAATACATTAGAACTGTCTCAATATTTAATTATGAGACAGTCCTTTTTTCTATTAGATTTAAATTGATTTATAAAT
The window above is part of the Chengkuizengella sediminis genome. Proteins encoded here:
- a CDS encoding 4'-phosphopantetheinyl transferase family protein; amino-acid sequence: MAVKIDSEIEHGLYIDLLKNLPKEKQVRLNKYRNKMDAQRSLLGEILIRTEIMNLTNVKNHEIVFQKNTYGKPILLNKPQFHYNVSHSGDWVVCATDGSIIGIDVEKMAPIDYTIANRFFSKQEVVDLSKKEEPEKLKYFFDLWTLKESYIKTDGRGLSIPLDSFSIRKTNNVIMIMTENPLKEVFFKQYGIDDLYKCSVCALNNQFPDEPRVQSLLDTCHLFLNHIY
- a CDS encoding thioesterase II family protein gives rise to the protein MMKLFCFPYAGGSSAIYSKWKKHFKQSIEIVPIELAGRGTRMGESFYENLNEAVEDVYKKISGQLNSTPYALFGHSMGSKIAYELYYKLINMNHNEPEMIFFSGSSAPHSKNTDKKQVHLLPNNEFKRNVLELGGTSEEIFDNSQLAELFVPIIRADYKIVETYQYKQKQNKINCKTVVLYGSHDKYIDIIKEWDELTYQPSDYHFINGGHFFIQDHLEKTIKAVESHLYINNPQR